The Fulvia fulva chromosome 13, complete sequence genome window below encodes:
- a CDS encoding Integral membrane protein sed5 — protein sequence MSALTMATHASIQDRTPEFRSILAQAQKSLARQRKAGGAQAQPRLQQQNGQATPPTRKQRSEFARNAAAIGRGISATMGKLQRLGELAKRKTLFDDRPVEIAELTYVVKQDLAGLNQQIGQLQQTQRQTNQGKQVDQEGEHNKNVVVLLQGRLADVGANFKEVLEVRTKNIQASRSRQDNFVSSVSQQSHLGDGPGRTDSPLYATPQRGPSPKPPQSNGADVLSLDPSSDRSALYSSGGGQASQQQLQLMEEGSSSNTYIQQRGEAIEAIERTISELGGIFGQLAQMVSEQAEQIQRIDANTDDVVDNVEGAQRELMKYWSRVQGNRWLVAKMFGVLMIFFLLWVLIAG from the coding sequence ATGTCCGCTCTCACCATGGCCACTCACGCTTCCATACAAGACCGCACGCCCGAGTTCCGCAGCATCCTCGCACAAGCACAGAAGTCCCTCGCGCGGCAACGGAAAGCAGGCGGTGCGCAAGCACAACCACGACTACAGCAACAAAATGGCCAAGCGACACCACCCACGAGGAAACAGCGCTCGGAATTCGCGCGCAATGCCGCAGCGATTGGACGTGGCATCTCCGCCACAATGGGCAAGCTACAGAGGCTGGGAGAGCTGGCGAAGCGGAAGACGCTGTTTGACGACCGGCCTGTCGAGATTGCGGAACTCACATACGTGGTTAAGCAAGATCTGGCGGGTCTGAACCAGCAGATCGGGCAATTGCAGCAAACGCAGAGGCAGACGAACCAAGGCAAGCAGGTGGATCAAGAAGGAGAACACAACAAGAACGTGGTCGTCCTACTACAAGGACGCCTAGCCGATGTTGGCGCGAACTTCAAAGAAGTGCTCGAAGTACGAACGAAGAACATCCAAGCGAGCAGAAGCCGACAAGACAACTTCGTCAGCAGCGTATCGCAGCAATCGCACCTCGGCGACGGGCCCGGCAGGACAGATTCCCCTTTATACGCAACACCACAACGAGGACCAAGTCCGAAGCCACCACAATCGAACGGCGCAGACGTCCTATCCCTCGACCCTTCCTCCGATCGTTCCGCGTTATACTCAAGTGGTGGAGGCCAAGCATCGCAGCAGCAACTGCAACTCATGGAAGAAGGCAGCTCCTCCAACACATACATCCAACAGCGAGGCGAAGCAATAGAAGCCATCGAACGCACAATCTCCGAACTCGGCGGCATCTTCGGACAACTCGCGCAAATGGTTAGCGAACAGGCCGAGCAAATCCAACGAATCGACGCCAATACCGACGATGTGGTGGATAACGTCGAAGGCGCACAACGAGAGTTGATGAAGTACTGGAGCAGAGTGCAAGGCAACAGGTGGCTGGTGGCCAAGATGTTTGGCGTGCTGATGATATTCTTCCTGCTTTGGGTTTTGATCGCTGGGTAG